From the genome of Rathayibacter sp. VKM Ac-2804:
CCGACACCGGCAAGCCGTTCCTCGACATCGTGCTCGACCAGGCCGGCTCGAAGGGCACCGGAGTCTGGACCGTGCAGAACGCGCTCGACCTGGGCGTGCCCGTCGGCGGCATCGCCGAGGCCGTCTTCGCCCGCGCCGTCTCCTCCAAGCCCGCGCAGCGCGCCGCCGTGCAGAAGCGCGTCACCTCGCGCCCCACCCCCGTCGCCCTCTACGACGGCTTCGAGGACGACGTCCGCGCCGCCCTCTACGCCTCGAAGGTCGTCGCCTACTCGCAGGGCTTCGACGCGATCATCGCCGGTGCCGAGAAGTACGGCTGGGAGATCGACAAGGGCGCCGTCGCGAAGATCTGGCGCGCGGGCTGCATCATCCGCGCCCAGTTCCTCAACCGCATCGTCGACGCCTACGCCGAGAACGCCGAGATCACGACGCTGCTCGAGGACCCGTACTTCGCCGAGGCCGTCGCCAACGGCGAGGCCGCCTGGCGCCGCATCGTCTCGACCGCCGCACTCTCGGGCGTCCCGATCCCCGGCTTCGGCGCCGCGCTGTCGTACTACGACTCGCTCGCCTCCGAGCGCCTGCCCGCCGCCCTCGTGCAGGGCCAGCGCGACTTCTTCGGCGCGCACACCTACCAGCGCGTCGACAAGGAGGGCACCTTCCACACGCTGTGGTCGGGCGACCGCACCGAGGTCGAGCAGGACCCGTCCACGCACTGACCCGCTGCCGCCGCCCGCGCGGCGCTCACGCAGAAGGCGCCCCCACCCGTCGGATCCTCGGATCCCGCGGGCGGGGGCGCCTTCGTCGTGGGGAGCGCGCGCCGGGTCAGCGCAGCCATACGGTCGTGGCGGGCGGCAGCAGGCCGCCGTCGAGCGGGGCGCTCGCGAGCAGCACCTCGCCCTCGGGCAGCTCGACCGGCTCCTCGCCGAGGTTGGTCACCGAGTGCCAGCCGTTCGGGCGCGCGAAGTGCAGCACGCCGGGCTGCGCGTCCCGCCACTCCAGGCTCTCGTCGGTCTGCAGCTCGTGCCGGAGCGCGAGGGCGCGGCGGTAGAGCGCGAGCGTCGAGTCCTCGGCGAGCTCCTCCGCCTCGACGGAGGAGTCGGCGAACCAGGCGGGCTGGGGCAGGTGCGCGCCGCCGGGGCCGAAGCCGAAGGAGTCGCCGGTCGACTCCCACGGCAGCGGGACGCGGCAGCCGTCGCGGCCGACGTCGGTGCCGCCGCTGCGGAAGAACGTCGGGTCCTGGCGGTCGGCGTCCGGGATGCCGGCCACCTCGTGCAGGCCGAGCTCCTCGCCCTGGTAGAGGTACGCCGAGCCGGGCAGCGCCAGCAGCAGGAGGGTCGCGGCGCGGGCGCGGCGCAGGCCCAGGGCGCGGTCGAGCACCGGCTCCGCTCCCCCGCTGAGCAGCCAGTGCTTCGCAGGCGCGGTCTCGGCCGCTCCCTTCTGCGGCAGGCCGTAGCGGGTCGCGTGCCGGACCACGTCGTGGTTCGACAGCACCCAGGTGGTCGACGAGCCCGACTCGGCGGCCAGCTCGAGGTTGAAGGTGATCAGCCGGCGGAACTCCTCCGCGTCGAGGCCGGCCTCGAGCAGGTCGAAGTTGAAGGCCTGGCCGAGCCCCTCGGGGCTCGCGTACCGGGCGCGGCGGGAGGCGTCGACCCAGGCCTCGGCGACGGCGGTGCGCGGCGGGTCGTAGGAGTCGAAGAGGGCGCGCCACTCGGCGTAGACCTCGTGCACCTCGTCGCGGTCCCAGAACGGGTGGCTGCCGTCGAGTCGCTGGCCGTCGATCTCGGCGGCCGTGGGGAGCGGCTCGGTGAGGTCCTTGACCAGCGAGTGCGCCACGTCGATCCGGAAGCCGTCGACGCCGCGGTCGGACCAGAAGCGCAGGGTCTCGAGGAAGTCGTCGCGGATCTCGCGGTTCGCCCAGTTCCAGTCGGGCTGCTCCTTCGCGAACAGGTGCAGGTACCACTGGCCGTCGCCGACCGGCTCCCAGGCGGGGCCGCCGAAGACGGACTCCCAGTCGCTCGGCGGCAGGGCGCCGCCCTCGCCGCGGCCGTCGCGGAAGACGTAGCGCTCCCGGGCGGGCGAGCCCTTCGGGGCGGCGAGCGCCTCCTGGAACCACGGGTGCAGATCGGAGGAGTGGTTGGGGACGATGTCGACGATCACGCGGATGCCGCTCTCGTGCAGCCGCGCCGTCATCTCGTCGAACTCGGCGAGGGTGCCGATCCGCGGGTCGACGTCGCGGTAGTCGGCCACGTCGTAGCCGCCGTCGGCCAGGGCCGAGGGGTAGAACGGGCTGAGCCAGACCGCGTCGATCCCGAGCTCGCGCAGGTACGGGATGCGCTCGAGGATGCCGGCGAGGTCGCCGATCCCGTCGCCGTTCGCGTCCGCGAAGCTCCGCGGGTAGATCTGGTAGACGGCCGCCTGCCGCCACCACTGGGCGTCCTCGGTCGTGCCGCTCCTGGTGAGTACCGTGTCCGTCACGGGGGTCCTTCCGTTCTTCGTGATGTGTGGTGTGTGGTGGTGGTTCGTCGTCGGCCGGCGCCCGCCGCTCGGTGACGGTGGGTCTCGATACGCCCCTGCGGGGCTACTCGACCAGCATGTTCGGGGCCGGCTCGTGCGCAGCACGGCACCCTCGCCTCCCGGAGTCGAGCCCGCGGGTCTCGGGGTGGTCGGCTGCAAGGCGGAGGAGGGAGGCGTAGCGGAGCTACGGCGACCGACGACAACGCCGCAGACGGCCGCCCCGAGGCCCGCGAGCCCTACTTGATGGCGCCCTGCGTCACGCCCGACATGACCCAGCGCTGGGTGAACAGGTAGACGATGATCGCCGGGGCCATCGCCATCAGGTAGGAGGCGAAGGCGACGTTGTAGTCGTTGCTGAACTGGGTCTGGAAGATCTTCTGCAGCACGGGGAGCGTCTGCAGCGACGGGTCCGAGGTGATCAGCGACGGCATCATGAAATCGTTCCAGGAGGCGAGGAAGGCGAAGATGCCGACCGTCGCGCTCATCGGGGCGAGCAGCGGGAAGACGAGCCGCCAGAAGACCTGGTTGGTGCTCGCGCCGTCGAGCCGGGCGCTCTCCTCGAGCTCCTCGGGCAGCGAGCGCAGGAACGCGGTGAAGAGCATCACGCTGAAGCTCAGCTGGAACATCACGTGCAGAACGGCGACGCCGAGCGGGTTGTCGAGTCCGACGAGTCCGGTGAGCGAGACCTGCGAGAGCGCGAGCACCGGGAACGGCAGGAACATCGCCGCGAGCAGGTAGAAGAACGACCAGCGGTAGAGGCGCTTGTCCCAGTTCCGCGAGATCGCGAACGCGGCGAGGGCCGAGAGCACGATCGTGCCGCCGACCGTGATCGCCGAGACGAAGACCGAGACGGCGAAGCCGC
Proteins encoded in this window:
- a CDS encoding glycoside hydrolase family 13 protein, producing MTDTVLTRSGTTEDAQWWRQAAVYQIYPRSFADANGDGIGDLAGILERIPYLRELGIDAVWLSPFYPSALADGGYDVADYRDVDPRIGTLAEFDEMTARLHESGIRVIVDIVPNHSSDLHPWFQEALAAPKGSPARERYVFRDGRGEGGALPPSDWESVFGGPAWEPVGDGQWYLHLFAKEQPDWNWANREIRDDFLETLRFWSDRGVDGFRIDVAHSLVKDLTEPLPTAAEIDGQRLDGSHPFWDRDEVHEVYAEWRALFDSYDPPRTAVAEAWVDASRRARYASPEGLGQAFNFDLLEAGLDAEEFRRLITFNLELAAESGSSTTWVLSNHDVVRHATRYGLPQKGAAETAPAKHWLLSGGAEPVLDRALGLRRARAATLLLLALPGSAYLYQGEELGLHEVAGIPDADRQDPTFFRSGGTDVGRDGCRVPLPWESTGDSFGFGPGGAHLPQPAWFADSSVEAEELAEDSTLALYRRALALRHELQTDESLEWRDAQPGVLHFARPNGWHSVTNLGEEPVELPEGEVLLASAPLDGGLLPPATTVWLR
- a CDS encoding carbohydrate ABC transporter permease — its product is MTSQVPLAPSLPGTRAAVDADARRGGKRRRSSLLLTLVLVVCALSVIGPLWVTLTMAFKTGAQAVDGNAFSIPLPFSVDGFVQAWNLTDFPRGFAVSVFVSAITVGGTIVLSALAAFAISRNWDKRLYRWSFFYLLAAMFLPFPVLALSQVSLTGLVGLDNPLGVAVLHVMFQLSFSVMLFTAFLRSLPEELEESARLDGASTNQVFWRLVFPLLAPMSATVGIFAFLASWNDFMMPSLITSDPSLQTLPVLQKIFQTQFSNDYNVAFASYLMAMAPAIIVYLFTQRWVMSGVTQGAIK